A genomic region of Pseudomonadota bacterium contains the following coding sequences:
- a CDS encoding beta-lactamase family protein codes for MHHATPEQVGLCSKRLSRIGPWMREWVDSGRLPGMVTLVARRGRVAWFDSYGLRDVAAGAAMGTDTVFRIYSMSKPLTSVAIMMLYEEGRFQLDDPIARHLPMFADMRVFSGGNAEHYETVAANGPITFKQLLTHTSGLTYGFLEATPVDALYRQHGVDFQVADKPLLDMMAPLAALPLLNHPGAEWNYSVATDVLGALVEVLAGQPFEQFMRERILVPLAMHDTDFHVREDNHGRFAANYTRSRDGGLKQIDSATDSRYLKPRTLISGGGGLVSTAADYFRYCAFMRNLGELDGVRLLGRKTVEFMTRNHLRGDMADMGQPRFSESTYSGIGFGLGFSVMLDPAKAEIIGSPGEYAWGGAASTAFWVDPVEDMTVILLTQLLPSSTYPLRRQLRVLTYQAIVD; via the coding sequence ATGCACCACGCCACCCCCGAACAAGTCGGCCTGTGTTCCAAGCGTCTGTCGCGCATCGGCCCATGGATGCGCGAATGGGTGGACAGCGGTCGCCTGCCCGGCATGGTGACGCTGGTCGCGCGGCGCGGGCGCGTGGCCTGGTTCGACAGCTACGGCCTGCGCGACGTCGCGGCCGGCGCGGCGATGGGCACCGACACCGTGTTCCGCATCTATTCCATGAGCAAGCCCTTGACCAGCGTCGCCATCATGATGCTCTACGAGGAGGGCCGCTTTCAGCTCGACGACCCCATCGCCAGGCACCTGCCGATGTTCGCCGACATGCGCGTGTTCAGCGGTGGCAATGCCGAGCATTACGAGACGGTGGCGGCCAACGGGCCCATCACCTTCAAGCAGCTGCTCACCCATACCTCGGGCCTCACCTACGGTTTCCTGGAAGCGACGCCGGTCGATGCGCTGTATCGCCAGCACGGCGTCGATTTCCAGGTGGCCGACAAGCCCTTGCTCGACATGATGGCGCCGCTGGCGGCGCTGCCGCTGCTCAATCATCCCGGCGCCGAATGGAACTACAGCGTCGCGACCGACGTGCTGGGCGCGCTGGTGGAAGTGCTGGCTGGCCAGCCCTTCGAGCAATTCATGCGCGAACGCATACTCGTGCCGCTCGCCATGCATGACACCGATTTCCATGTGCGTGAAGACAACCACGGCCGCTTCGCCGCCAACTACACGCGCAGCCGCGACGGCGGCCTGAAGCAGATCGACAGCGCCACCGACAGCCGCTATCTCAAGCCGCGCACCTTGATCTCGGGCGGTGGCGGCCTGGTATCGACCGCCGCCGATTACTTCCGCTACTGCGCCTTCATGCGCAACCTGGGCGAACTGGACGGTGTGCGCCTGCTCGGCCGCAAGACCGTTGAATTCATGACGCGCAATCACCTGCGCGGTGACATGGCCGACATGGGCCAGCCGCGCTTCAGCGAATCGACCTATAGCGGCATCGGCTTCGGGCTCGGGTTCTCGGTGATGCTCGATCCGGCCAAGGCCGAGATCATCGGTTCGCCCGGTGAATACGCCTGGGGCGGCGCCGCCAGCACCGCGTTCTGGGTCGATCCGGTCGAAGACATGACGGTGATCCTGCTCACCCAGTTGCTGCCGTCATCGACCTATCCGCTGCGTCGCCAGCTGCGCGTGCTCACCTACCAGGCCATCGTCGACTGA